ACAGGCATCAGATGTTGTGAGAAATCAATTTTCATGACACCGTTTAGCAAACAGACTCTCAAAAGCCAACACCCAACACCCAACCCCCAACCGCCAACACCCAACCGCCAACACCCAACCGCCAACAGCCAACAACCAACACCCAACCGCCAACACCCAACAACCAACAGCCAACAACCAACACCCAACATTTAATCTAGCACCCCGCCGCTCAGGCTGATATTTTCGTCGCCTGCCTGATAGGGGACATACGTAATAATAAACTGCAGCATTTCGTCTGTCGTGCGCATGCTTCCGTCTCTTTCGGCTACCGTTTGCGGCGGGTCAAAAGGGTTGTAGGGATTTTCGGACGTGTTGTCAAATGTCGCTTCGACACAGATCACTGCCCCCCGGGGAATTTTCAACATTTTTTCAAACGTATAATAAAACTGCCAGCGAAAATCCCACTCCGGAATGCGAATCAGTGGAATGGTATCTCCTTCAAGCGTGATCGCATACGCAAGGAATGATTTTCCCAGTAAATGCATATGGGGATTGAGGGTAAGCAGGGAGATATCGTGTTGAATGACCGCGCGGGTGGTAAAAGTCATCACCGTATCGGGAGGAATCACCAGTGGCGGCACGATGTCCGAAATACCCAGGGTGCCCAGCTGAATTTCCATTGTAGGGCGTTTGGGGGGCTTTTTGGCAAAAAACACATTAAAACGCGAGCGGTCAAAAGTATCCGTTGCCGAAGGCCCGTAATGCATATCATTGAGCAACATTGCCCCTTTTCGCTTCATTTGGTAACCACCGATATCTTCAGGATATACGGGCGGCGTAACTCCGGGCAGATAACTGCACACCAGTGGAGTCAGCGTGGGGTAGGTCTTATCGTCATTGAGCAGGCCGAGTTGAGGATAGGCAATTTCCACCGGTACTTTTTCCCTGTCAACATATCGATCTCCTTCAAAAACATCGCGTTTGGCCCCATATTCATAGCTGATCAGGTGCCCGTTCATATGGTGGACGACTTCTGCATTTCCCGGCACAAACTCTATGAGCCGGATGAAGGTGTCTGTCGGAATCTCGTAGGGAATTTTCATGAAAAGAAACCGGTCCAGATTGTCGCCTGCGA
The DNA window shown above is from Bacteroidia bacterium and carries:
- a CDS encoding cytochrome c, giving the protein MRLLIFSGFCAVFSLWFISGCDSGENRNPAENRDLRLPDTVTFSEHIAPLIHQNCTPCHRPGSAGPFPLITYRDVARKAKMIAQVTRTRFMPPWPADPDYRHFQGEKRLSQYEIDLLDKWLNQGRLLGESSLIPPLPHYPDGSQLGEPDLVIEMEKPFAIAGDNLDRFLFMKIPYEIPTDTFIRLIEFVPGNAEVVHHMNGHLISYEYGAKRDVFEGDRYVDREKVPVEIAYPQLGLLNDDKTYPTLTPLVCSYLPGVTPPVYPEDIGGYQMKRKGAMLLNDMHYGPSATDTFDRSRFNVFFAKKPPKRPTMEIQLGTLGISDIVPPLVIPPDTVMTFTTRAVIQHDISLLTLNPHMHLLGKSFLAYAITLEGDTIPLIRIPEWDFRWQFYYTFEKMLKIPRGAVICVEATFDNTSENPYNPFDPPQTVAERDGSMRTTDEMLQFIITYVPYQAGDENISLSGGVLD